One stretch of Synechococcus sp. MU1617 DNA includes these proteins:
- the rpsN gene encoding 30S ribosomal protein S14, with translation MAKKSMIARDVKRKKTVERYAAKRAALMAAFNAAEDPMDRLEIHRKIQALPRNSARIRVRNRCWATGKPRGVYRDFGLCRNQLRERAHKGELPGVVKSSW, from the coding sequence ATGGCCAAGAAGTCGATGATCGCTCGCGATGTGAAGCGCAAGAAAACGGTTGAGCGCTATGCGGCCAAGCGCGCAGCACTGATGGCAGCCTTCAACGCAGCCGAAGATCCGATGGATCGCCTCGAGATCCATCGCAAGATCCAGGCTCTGCCTCGCAACAGCGCACGCATCCGTGTGCGCAACCGCTGCTGGGCCACCGGCAAGCCCCGCGGCGTTTATCGCGATTTTGGTCTCTGCCGTAACCAACTGCGTGAGCGCGCCCACAAGGGAGAACTGCCCGGCGTGGTCAAGTCCAGCTGGTGA
- the rseP gene encoding RIP metalloprotease RseP — MNVLAALLVLALLIVVHEAGHFLAATLQGIRVSGFSIGFGPALIKRQRRGVTYALRLLPLGGFVAFPDDDDESTIPADDPDLLRNRPIPQQALVVAAGVLANLALAMVVLFAQAAFVGVPAAPDPGVLVVQVQPGGAAARSGLRAGDQILSMNATPLPAGQRGVEAMVRDVKAAPEQSIRLERRRGDETSTVELVPDDQQGTGKIGAQLQANISGEMRPVRNPGELVLTTGSQFSQMLQQTVRGYAGLLTNFRATAGQVSGPVKIVEMGAQLSQQGGSGLVLFSALISINLAVLNSLPLPLLDGWQMMMLAIQSVRGRPVSERIQMAFVQSGFLLLVGLTLVLIVRDTSQLPVVQQLIGR, encoded by the coding sequence ATGAACGTGTTGGCAGCCCTTCTGGTTCTCGCCCTGCTGATCGTGGTGCATGAGGCCGGCCATTTCCTCGCTGCCACGCTCCAGGGCATCCGCGTCAGCGGCTTTTCCATTGGTTTTGGCCCAGCCCTGATCAAGAGACAACGGCGTGGGGTGACCTACGCCCTGCGGCTGCTGCCCCTGGGTGGCTTCGTCGCCTTCCCCGACGACGACGACGAGAGCACGATCCCTGCTGATGATCCAGATCTGCTGCGCAATCGGCCGATCCCCCAGCAAGCCTTGGTGGTTGCTGCTGGGGTGTTGGCCAACCTGGCCTTAGCAATGGTGGTGCTCTTCGCTCAGGCAGCGTTTGTCGGCGTCCCCGCCGCGCCGGATCCGGGGGTCCTGGTGGTTCAGGTGCAACCGGGCGGTGCTGCCGCCCGCTCCGGGCTCCGTGCCGGTGACCAGATCCTCAGCATGAATGCCACCCCCCTTCCCGCAGGACAACGGGGCGTTGAGGCGATGGTGCGGGATGTGAAAGCAGCACCCGAGCAATCCATCCGTTTGGAGCGAAGGCGGGGAGACGAGACGTCCACCGTTGAACTGGTCCCCGACGATCAACAGGGCACAGGGAAAATCGGCGCCCAACTGCAGGCCAACATCAGCGGGGAGATGCGACCCGTGCGGAACCCCGGTGAACTGGTGCTCACCACCGGCTCGCAATTCAGCCAAATGCTGCAGCAAACCGTGCGGGGCTACGCCGGCCTCCTGACCAACTTCCGAGCCACTGCGGGGCAGGTGAGTGGCCCCGTGAAGATCGTTGAGATGGGGGCTCAGCTCAGCCAGCAGGGGGGATCAGGGTTGGTGCTCTTCTCAGCCCTGATCTCAATCAATCTGGCGGTGCTCAATTCGCTGCCGCTACCGCTGCTCGATGGCTGGCAAATGATGATGCTCGCGATTCAGTCCGTTCGGGGTCGTCCGGTGTCGGAGCGGATCCAAATGGCCTTCGTGCAATCTGGTTTTCTTCTTCTGGTGGGGCTCACGCTTGTGCTGATCGTGCGTGACACCAGTCAGCTGCCGGTGGTCCAGCAATTGATCGGTCGCTAG
- the serS gene encoding serine--tRNA ligase, which produces MLDQRLVRDNPETIAQQLGRRGKAVDLTKLQLIAQQQRDLEQQRSSLQAEGNQIGKEVGQRIKSGADPKGDEVAELRQQGNAIKQKVAVLEEEEKQLSSELKQQLLGFPNLPSDACPDGRSEDDNVEVRRWGTPRVDDNLDEHWQIAERLQLFDTERSVRIAQSRFVTLMGQGARLERGLINFMLDLHASKGYIEVLPPVLVNSASLTGSGQLPKFAEESFRCAEDDLWLTPTAEVPVTSLHRDEIIPADQLPLRYAAYSPCFRREAGSYGRDTRGLIRLHQFNKVELYWFVHPDHSEEAHQQITADAEAVLQALELPYRVLDLCTADLGFSARRTYDLEVWLPGAGAYREISSCSVCGDFQARRSSIRTKEGKATKLVHTLNGSGLAVGRTMAALLENGQQPDGSVLLPKALVPYVGRERLQPE; this is translated from the coding sequence GAGCAACAACGCAGCAGCCTGCAGGCGGAAGGCAACCAGATCGGCAAAGAAGTCGGCCAACGCATCAAGTCGGGCGCTGATCCCAAAGGCGACGAGGTCGCCGAACTCCGCCAACAGGGCAATGCCATCAAGCAGAAGGTGGCGGTGCTGGAGGAGGAGGAAAAGCAGCTCTCGAGTGAGCTCAAGCAACAGCTGCTGGGATTCCCCAACCTGCCGTCCGACGCCTGCCCTGATGGGCGCAGTGAAGACGACAACGTTGAAGTACGCCGCTGGGGAACCCCCCGGGTTGACGACAACCTGGACGAGCACTGGCAGATCGCGGAACGGCTGCAGCTGTTCGATACCGAACGCTCCGTCCGCATCGCGCAGAGCCGTTTCGTCACGCTGATGGGGCAGGGGGCACGACTGGAGCGTGGCCTGATCAATTTCATGCTCGACCTCCATGCGAGCAAGGGGTACATAGAAGTGCTGCCTCCGGTGCTGGTGAACAGCGCCAGCCTCACCGGATCAGGACAATTGCCCAAGTTCGCCGAGGAAAGCTTCCGTTGCGCGGAGGACGACCTCTGGCTGACACCAACCGCTGAGGTGCCGGTGACCTCCCTGCATCGGGATGAAATCATCCCGGCAGATCAACTGCCCCTGCGCTACGCCGCTTACAGCCCCTGCTTCCGCCGTGAGGCCGGCAGCTACGGCCGCGACACCCGTGGCCTGATTCGCCTGCACCAGTTCAACAAGGTGGAGCTGTACTGGTTTGTGCACCCCGATCACTCCGAGGAGGCGCACCAACAGATCACGGCCGATGCAGAAGCCGTGCTTCAGGCGCTGGAGCTGCCCTATCGGGTCTTGGACCTTTGCACCGCCGACCTCGGCTTCTCCGCCCGCCGGACCTACGACCTCGAGGTCTGGCTGCCGGGGGCGGGGGCCTACCGGGAAATCTCCAGTTGCAGCGTCTGTGGCGATTTTCAGGCGCGACGCTCCTCCATCCGCACCAAAGAAGGCAAGGCCACGAAATTGGTTCACACCCTGAATGGCAGTGGCCTGGCCGTTGGCAGAACCATGGCGGCCCTGTTGGAGAACGGCCAACAGCCCGACGGCAGCGTCCTGCTGCCCAAAGCTTTGGTGCCCTACGTCGGCCGCGAGCGACTCCAGCCAGAATGA